From the Flavobacterium galactosidilyticum genome, one window contains:
- a CDS encoding non-ribosomal peptide synthetase — protein MLDVTSQFDPFAGPELDCVVYTTKAQSEIWTACYFGGKDATRAYNESISLDFTGSLDVDSMDQAIQKLLERHESLRATFSTDGVYMSIFKEMIIEITKVDISNLEEIHKQDTIDQYIKEDINFLFDLVQGPLIKVGLLKISDKDHKLVITVHHIICDGWSIGIILQDLGAIYSALVSHELPDLPIPLRFSDYANEEQLFSKSDENKKSERFWYKMYENSIPVLNVPTDYPRPLIRTYKSQRLDFALDANLLSNLKQTGLSSGASLVSTLLTSFEVFLCQLTGQDDIVIGLPYAGQPVNGMNHLIGHCVNLLPLRSKPLPEMSFSAYLKQRKSELFDAYDHSKLTFGRLLQTLNISRDASRIPLVPIAFNIDLGMIDGVHFSNLTYKLISNPRAYEAFEIFVNASGDEKNLVFEWSFNQALFKPETITKMMNSFENIIRKISEDPSKTLQEITFKNFTIEYRQLNETTTSYPHIPLHDLFAQQAKKSPKNIALEFLGNTISYEKLNIQTNQMAHYLKDLGFGRGNIIAVSMPRSPELVISLLAIMQCGSAYLPLDPEYPISRLQFMLEDSDAKFLLTTKDLSASLPKLANTILIEDTIASLKKYPVTKLETQVNHEEVVYLLYTSGSTGNPKGVPITHKNLVNFLCSMALEPGINENDRLLSITTISFDIAALELYLPLIKGATLILADHETARDGRLLLELIKNEKINFLQATPTTWSMLLDSGWSKSLPIKALCGGEAMTADLAKELIFKCDTVWNVYGPTETTIWSSLKQVKADDALISIGKPIANTQFYIINDQGQLVAPGNIGEIAIGGDGVASGYWKSAELTNEKFIRTSLYTTNNNILYRTGDLGKLLPTNEIECLGRIDQQVKIRGQRIEPGEVEEALLLIDGIKFVVVLANENFLIAHIVPNGSIETAENQISSWRDTLNSQLPPHLVPQDFNIIEKMPTTPNGKIDRKALSQYKINKKGNYTYPKTETQKLVAEIWKKCLNIEKVDIYSNFFEIGGHSIVAVKVMNEIEKETGKRLPLSSLFQSSTIEKLAQLLEDKTTIIGWDSLVPIKPNGTKTPLYMVHGAGLNVLTFNALAKNLDEDQPVFGLQAKGLNGIDEPFGTIEEIASYYIDCIMKVNSHGPYALAGYSFGGVIAYEMAHQFKMRGKKVTMIGLLDTDVNTHSCYANPTRKMIEKITSKFKNDVWVLSKMLTDRNQAKERINTQVKKIKNFLLELKHGKEKQYQVNHQNQYKLDKMNIIAGNKYLLIPRKCTLDLFRAENKNYYRQDRITLGWGKIGLNGVHVHDIPGNHFELFSPPNDKILARILQDILDKRYLSLILLFSKICMNF, from the coding sequence ATGTTAGATGTAACTTCCCAATTTGATCCTTTTGCAGGCCCTGAATTAGATTGTGTTGTTTATACAACAAAAGCGCAATCTGAAATTTGGACCGCATGCTATTTTGGTGGAAAAGATGCTACAAGAGCTTACAATGAGTCAATTTCATTAGATTTTACAGGTTCATTAGACGTGGATTCAATGGATCAAGCAATTCAAAAATTGCTTGAGCGACATGAATCGCTTCGGGCTACTTTTAGCACCGATGGTGTTTACATGTCGATTTTCAAAGAAATGATAATAGAAATTACCAAAGTAGATATTTCAAATTTAGAAGAAATTCACAAACAAGATACAATAGATCAATATATTAAGGAAGATATAAATTTCCTTTTTGATTTAGTTCAGGGTCCATTGATTAAAGTTGGTTTGCTAAAAATTTCCGATAAAGATCACAAGTTGGTAATTACTGTTCATCATATAATATGTGATGGTTGGTCTATCGGAATTATACTTCAAGATTTGGGTGCGATTTATTCTGCTCTTGTTTCACATGAATTACCTGACTTACCTATTCCTTTGCGATTTAGTGATTATGCAAATGAAGAACAATTGTTTTCAAAAAGCGACGAAAATAAAAAAAGCGAAAGGTTCTGGTATAAAATGTATGAAAACTCCATACCTGTTTTAAATGTTCCCACTGACTATCCTAGACCACTAATTAGAACTTATAAAAGTCAACGTTTAGATTTCGCTTTAGACGCAAACTTGTTATCCAATTTGAAGCAAACTGGATTGAGCTCAGGTGCTAGTTTAGTTTCTACATTGTTGACTAGTTTTGAGGTTTTTTTATGTCAATTAACTGGTCAGGATGATATTGTTATTGGATTGCCCTATGCGGGACAACCTGTCAACGGAATGAATCACCTAATTGGGCACTGTGTTAATTTACTTCCATTGAGAAGTAAACCACTTCCAGAAATGAGTTTTTCAGCCTATTTAAAACAACGTAAATCTGAACTTTTTGATGCATATGATCATTCAAAATTAACCTTTGGTCGTCTTTTGCAGACATTAAATATTTCTCGAGATGCTTCTCGAATTCCTCTTGTGCCAATTGCATTCAATATAGATTTGGGTATGATTGATGGTGTACATTTTTCTAATTTAACGTATAAATTAATAAGCAATCCGAGAGCTTATGAGGCTTTTGAAATTTTTGTAAATGCAAGTGGTGATGAAAAAAATCTTGTTTTTGAGTGGTCCTTTAACCAGGCTCTTTTTAAACCAGAAACCATCACTAAAATGATGAATTCTTTTGAAAATATAATTCGAAAAATTAGTGAAGATCCTTCAAAAACTTTGCAGGAAATTACATTTAAAAATTTCACAATTGAATACAGACAACTAAATGAGACAACAACAAGTTATCCCCATATTCCTCTTCATGATTTATTTGCCCAGCAGGCTAAGAAATCACCAAAAAATATAGCATTAGAATTTCTTGGCAATACTATTTCATATGAGAAACTGAACATTCAGACTAACCAAATGGCTCATTATTTGAAAGATCTTGGTTTTGGACGTGGTAATATTATTGCTGTATCAATGCCTCGTAGCCCAGAACTTGTAATTTCATTGTTAGCTATCATGCAATGTGGTTCGGCGTACCTTCCTTTAGACCCTGAATATCCCATTTCTAGGCTACAATTTATGTTGGAGGACTCTGACGCTAAATTTTTACTAACTACTAAAGATCTATCTGCTTCCTTACCCAAATTAGCTAATACAATTTTAATAGAAGATACTATCGCATCATTAAAAAAATATCCAGTCACAAAGTTAGAAACCCAAGTCAATCATGAAGAAGTGGTGTATTTACTTTACACATCTGGATCAACAGGAAATCCAAAAGGCGTTCCTATTACCCATAAAAATTTGGTTAACTTTCTTTGCAGTATGGCTTTGGAACCTGGTATTAATGAAAATGATAGATTACTTTCAATAACTACGATATCCTTTGATATTGCTGCTTTGGAATTATATTTGCCATTAATAAAAGGTGCAACATTAATACTCGCTGATCATGAAACAGCTAGAGATGGACGACTTTTATTAGAATTAATAAAAAATGAAAAAATCAATTTTTTACAAGCCACGCCTACAACTTGGTCAATGCTTTTAGATTCCGGCTGGTCTAAATCATTACCAATCAAGGCTCTATGTGGCGGTGAAGCAATGACTGCAGATCTTGCCAAAGAACTTATATTTAAATGTGATACCGTTTGGAATGTTTATGGACCAACAGAAACCACAATATGGTCATCTTTAAAGCAAGTAAAAGCTGATGATGCTCTGATAAGCATTGGTAAACCCATTGCTAACACACAATTCTATATCATTAATGACCAGGGTCAGCTTGTAGCACCAGGAAACATTGGTGAAATTGCGATAGGTGGAGACGGTGTGGCAAGCGGCTATTGGAAGAGCGCGGAACTAACAAACGAAAAATTCATTAGAACTTCCCTTTACACTACAAATAACAATATTCTTTATCGTACTGGTGATTTGGGAAAATTACTCCCTACAAATGAAATAGAATGTTTAGGGCGTATAGACCAGCAGGTTAAAATAAGAGGTCAACGAATTGAACCGGGAGAGGTAGAGGAAGCTCTACTACTTATCGATGGTATAAAGTTTGTTGTTGTATTAGCAAATGAAAACTTTCTGATTGCCCACATTGTCCCTAATGGTAGTATAGAAACTGCTGAAAATCAAATATCTTCATGGCGTGATACTTTAAATTCACAATTACCACCACACTTAGTCCCTCAAGACTTCAATATAATAGAAAAAATGCCAACGACACCTAATGGTAAGATAGACCGTAAAGCATTATCTCAATACAAAATAAATAAAAAAGGTAATTATACTTATCCTAAAACAGAAACTCAAAAGTTAGTCGCAGAAATATGGAAAAAGTGCTTGAACATAGAAAAGGTTGATATATATAGCAATTTTTTTGAAATTGGAGGCCATTCCATAGTTGCAGTAAAAGTAATGAATGAAATAGAGAAAGAGACAGGGAAAAGATTACCCTTATCATCACTCTTTCAATCTTCGACAATAGAAAAATTAGCTCAATTGTTAGAAGATAAAACAACAATTATAGGCTGGGATTCATTAGTTCCAATAAAACCTAATGGTACTAAAACGCCACTTTATATGGTTCACGGAGCAGGTCTCAACGTATTAACATTTAATGCACTCGCAAAAAACTTAGATGAAGATCAACCAGTATTTGGTTTACAAGCAAAGGGACTGAATGGAATTGACGAACCATTTGGTACAATTGAGGAAATCGCTTCATACTATATAGATTGCATAATGAAAGTAAATAGTCACGGACCATATGCACTTGCTGGATATTCTTTTGGAGGAGTTATTGCATACGAGATGGCACATCAATTTAAAATGAGAGGAAAAAAGGTAACAATGATTGGATTATTAGACACCGACGTTAACACTCACAGTTGTTATGCAAATCCTACTCGAAAAATGATTGAAAAAATAACAAGTAAATTTAAAAATGATGTATGGGTATTATCAAAAATGCTTACTGATCGAAATCAAGCAAAAGAAAGAATCAATACTCAAGTAAAAAAAATTAAAAATTTTTTATTAGAACTAAAACATGGAAAAGAAAAACAGTACCAGGTAAATCATCAAAATCAATACAAATTAGACAAGATGAATATTATTGCTGGTAATAAATACCTTCTAATTCCTCGAAAATGTACATTAGACTTATTCCGAGCTGAGAATAAAAATTATTACAGACAAGATAGAATTACTTTAGGTTGGGGTAAAATTGGTTTAAACGGTGTGCATGTACATGATATTCCAGGTAATCACTTTGAATTATTTTCACCTCCAAATGATAAGATTTTAGCAAGAATTTTACAGGATATTTTGGACAAAAGATATTTAAGTTTGATTTTATTGTTTTCAAAAATTTGTATGAATTTTTAA
- a CDS encoding thioesterase domain-containing protein, producing the protein MIDKDHNEIQFDALSTEIECIIHTTTTQLEIWTDCLIGGSGANNAYNLSYSLKFECEFVLEAFEQSLHILVLHHESLRASFSSDGNFMNIYKLPAFIDRQKLLQYESNTKATKECNLPRITEEKLVAEVWKESLKKEQIDSFSNFFEIGGHSIMAVNVMIKIEKITGVRIPSSALFQYSTIQKCAKIFNIEDKMVSEHLVPMKPNESKTPLFSVHGEGLNILNFAHLINHFDEDQPIYDFQGGPNSYENWFESIEAMASEYIKSIIKVDPNDPYALAGFSFGGIVAFEIAKQLKESGKIVSTNILLDKHLDSLHYYASYSLKKAIQYLDRSYRRLDYVKEIVTNWKSIKIRLNSRKLYLQKKYFSSKDSLIEQEVIPLKKFEEASAMINKIVGSYHLITQDFQVELLRAKDNQNYKFDAVHLG; encoded by the coding sequence ATGATAGATAAAGATCACAATGAAATACAATTTGATGCTCTTTCTACAGAGATTGAATGTATTATCCATACCACAACTACACAGTTAGAGATTTGGACTGACTGTTTAATTGGAGGTAGTGGTGCAAATAATGCATACAATCTATCTTATTCGCTTAAATTTGAATGCGAATTTGTTTTAGAAGCATTTGAACAATCTTTACATATTTTAGTCTTACATCATGAAAGTTTGAGAGCATCATTTAGTTCTGACGGGAACTTTATGAATATATATAAATTACCAGCATTTATAGATCGGCAAAAGTTATTACAATACGAATCAAATACAAAAGCCACCAAAGAATGCAATCTTCCTAGGATAACTGAAGAAAAACTAGTAGCTGAAGTCTGGAAAGAAAGTTTAAAAAAAGAACAAATTGACTCCTTTAGCAACTTTTTTGAAATCGGCGGACATTCTATAATGGCCGTAAATGTTATGATCAAAATAGAGAAAATAACTGGAGTACGGATTCCATCATCTGCTCTATTTCAATATTCAACTATTCAGAAATGCGCCAAAATTTTCAACATAGAAGACAAAATGGTATCAGAGCACTTGGTTCCAATGAAACCAAATGAAAGCAAAACTCCTTTATTTAGTGTTCATGGCGAAGGCCTAAATATATTGAATTTTGCACATTTAATTAATCATTTCGATGAAGATCAACCAATTTATGATTTTCAAGGAGGGCCAAATAGTTACGAAAATTGGTTTGAATCTATTGAAGCAATGGCGTCTGAATATATTAAATCTATTATAAAAGTGGATCCAAACGATCCATATGCTTTGGCTGGCTTCTCTTTTGGAGGAATCGTTGCTTTTGAAATCGCTAAACAATTAAAAGAAAGTGGCAAGATAGTCAGTACTAATATATTACTAGACAAACATTTAGACTCATTGCACTACTATGCCTCCTATTCTCTAAAAAAAGCAATACAATATCTTGATCGAAGCTATAGACGATTAGATTATGTAAAAGAAATAGTAACTAACTGGAAATCAATTAAAATACGTTTGAATTCTAGAAAATTGTACCTGCAAAAAAAATATTTCAGTTCAAAGGATAGCTTGATTGAACAAGAAGTAATTCCACTCAAGAAATTTGAAGAAGCTAGTGCTATGATCAACAAAATCGTGGGTAGTTACCATTTAATTACTCAAGATTTTCAAGTAGAATTACTTCGAGCAAAAGATAATCAAAATTATAAATTTGACGCCGTTCACTTAGGATGA
- a CDS encoding cupin-like domain-containing protein — translation MATKTVELVRDGDLIVEKKYGMTYDEFAKKHLFANYPVVIGDACKDWKAKEKFSLEFFKSSYGDREVNVEGQKFKLKDYIALMETSTEENPAPYPCKLQMDYDYPELIPDVSPRFKYSMPDWTHSKLIPEKFLGGADTLEIFFGSPGGQFPYVHYDYLCLHAFITQLHGVKEFTVIPPNQTPYIYQKKDNPWVSEIPNIKNIDITKYPLSKNLTPITFTIGPGETLFIPCGWWHTAHSLTSTISIAQDCLNTSNLSQFKEEVFRNLSERKSTKAYVGKIYLTGIVSLIRVLDRLGMKRKNLNN, via the coding sequence ATGGCTACAAAAACAGTTGAACTAGTTCGTGATGGAGATCTTATCGTCGAAAAAAAATACGGTATGACATACGATGAATTTGCAAAAAAACATTTATTTGCAAATTATCCTGTAGTTATAGGGGATGCTTGTAAAGATTGGAAAGCTAAAGAAAAATTTTCTCTCGAGTTTTTCAAATCTTCGTATGGTGATAGGGAAGTTAATGTAGAAGGACAGAAATTTAAGCTTAAAGATTATATAGCTTTAATGGAAACGTCAACAGAAGAAAATCCTGCTCCTTATCCATGCAAACTTCAGATGGATTATGACTATCCAGAACTTATTCCTGATGTATCACCTCGTTTTAAATATTCGATGCCTGATTGGACTCATAGTAAATTAATACCTGAAAAATTTTTAGGTGGTGCTGATACTTTAGAAATATTCTTTGGGAGTCCAGGTGGACAATTTCCCTATGTTCATTATGATTATCTATGCTTGCATGCTTTTATAACGCAATTGCATGGAGTAAAAGAATTTACCGTTATTCCTCCTAATCAAACCCCTTATATTTATCAGAAAAAAGATAATCCTTGGGTTTCAGAAATACCGAATATAAAAAATATCGACATTACTAAATATCCTCTTTCTAAAAATTTGACGCCAATTACATTTACTATAGGTCCTGGAGAAACATTGTTTATACCATGTGGTTGGTGGCACACAGCACATTCTTTAACGTCAACTATTTCCATTGCACAAGATTGCTTAAACACTTCCAATTTATCGCAATTTAAAGAAGAAGTCTTTCGAAACTTATCAGAACGAAAAAGTACTAAAGCATATGTAGGAAAAATTTATCTTACTGGAATCGTATCCTTAATAAGAGTTCTAGATCGGCTTGGAATGAAGAGAAAGAATTTAAATAATTAA
- a CDS encoding 4'-phosphopantetheinyl transferase family protein, whose translation MIMSNLSISSSYLNRVKFISSKDYALKANDLLIFNIYLPNFNHIKDELSLFLSSKEIKKSERFYKDIDRSRFIIYRSILKFILAAYTKLDVKNINLSLDFNKKPYLESHPYLFFNISHSEDYAVIAISNKKIGIDIEYMSEDFKYTDLLPDTFDNSEILSIENAANTKETFYTLWTRKEAFVKALGKGIDEDFKYIPCLEGKHTVDYDLLKSDQDWEVVSFDLTNKYVGSIAFESNSIIPKNLLLHAIPNTMKELYEMAQKING comes from the coding sequence ATGATAATGTCTAATCTCTCTATTTCTTCGTCATATCTAAACAGGGTAAAATTTATCTCCAGTAAAGACTATGCACTTAAAGCAAATGATTTATTAATTTTTAATATTTATTTGCCAAACTTTAACCATATTAAAGACGAGTTATCACTATTCCTAAGTTCCAAGGAAATTAAAAAATCGGAGCGCTTTTACAAAGACATAGATAGATCACGCTTTATTATATATAGATCAATTTTGAAATTTATACTAGCTGCCTACACAAAATTAGATGTTAAAAACATTAATCTCAGTCTAGATTTTAATAAAAAGCCTTATTTAGAGTCACACCCATATTTATTTTTTAATATCTCACACTCTGAAGATTATGCAGTCATAGCAATTTCGAATAAAAAAATTGGAATAGATATAGAATATATGAGCGAAGATTTTAAATATACAGATCTCCTCCCAGATACTTTTGATAATAGTGAAATATTATCAATTGAAAATGCTGCAAATACTAAGGAGACTTTTTACACTTTATGGACACGTAAAGAAGCGTTTGTAAAAGCTTTAGGAAAAGGAATTGATGAAGATTTTAAATATATTCCGTGTTTAGAAGGAAAGCACACTGTTGATTATGATTTACTTAAAAGCGATCAAGATTGGGAAGTTGTAAGTTTTGATCTTACGAACAAATATGTTGGTTCGATCGCTTTTGAAAGTAATTCCATCATTCCTAAAAACTTACTATTGCATGCTATACCAAATACAATGAAAGAGCTATATGAGATGGCTCAAAAAATAAACGGTTAG